CTCCGCTTTGCATTTCTCCCATTTTTTGGCGCGTTTTACCCACGCCGATGATGAGAGGTGTTTTGTCTCCGGGCTCGGCAATAAGCGCTTTCACAAACTCGGTCCCGATATCGAGGATGAGCAATGTGGGGCGCGAAGAGGGAAGAGGAGAACGGAGAAATTTAAACATAGTAAAAACACTTTAGCTTAACCTCGAGGCGAGCGCAAAGAAAGTGGTGTTAAATTTGACTTAATATAAAAATTATTCTAAAATAATAGTGTTAGGCATTTTTTAACCAAAATAAAAATGAAAAAGCTACGTTTGTATTTTTCTAAACCCATGGGCCGCCTAGTTGCGCTGATGGTGATTTTAGGAATGTCGATATATGGTGTTCCGAAAATAGTTCACTTGACGACCAATATGCTCGCGTTTACATCGACATTGGGATCCTCGGATCAATTGACAGGGGAAGGAGATTCAACCGGCGAAGGGCAGGCCAGTACCTCGAATGCTGCATGGGAGGATTCAAGCGCAAATGGACAAGTCCAAGAAGAGGGGTTAGGAGAAGAGGATCAAGGCTTATTGGACGATCCCACTCAAGACGATGGAAATGGTTATGATTACGACCAAGACGATGACAGCTATGATTGGGTTGATGAAGGGCAAACCGACGGGGATGAAGCGTGTGCCGGTTGGAATGATGAATATGATAATTGTTACAACTATGGCGAATACATTGATATGGGCGATGGGACAAGATGCACCATGATGGGTTATAACGAACCTTTGGTTTGTGAAAATTCGAACAGTGATGACAGCTACGAATGGGTGGATGACACTCAAACAGAGGATTTAACTCTATGCACGGACGGTTGGTTTGCGGACGATGGTCGTTGTGAAGATTATGGCATGTGGAACTGGCTGGATGGCGAATGGTGTGTGATGTATGACAACGGCAGCTCGGAATGCAACAGTGATCAGCCCGAAGACGATGGGGATCAGTGGGTGGAAGATTCATGGGATACCACAGGAAATATGTGTGAAGGCCCGGATTGCACCTTTTTTTATCAAACTGAAGTTTGCGGCAACGATGGCATCACTTATGCCACGGAAGATGAAATGCCGGAAAATGTGAACACTCAATATTCCGGCCCATGTTCGACTCCCGATGCCCGCGAACTTAGCGACATGCAAAACAACTTAAAAGACGAGGATCAATTTGGTAATGTTTTGAAACGAGCAGAACACGCTCAACAATACCTCACAAAAGTGCAGGAACGTTTTGCGAAATATCTGGCAAAAGCCGACGAAAAAGGATTAAGCCAAGTGTTCTCCGATTTTGTTCAAGAAAAAGTAAATTTATTTGAAGGATATCAAGCTGAAATCGATGCTACTATTGCCGAAATTCAATCCTATCAAACGCTTTATGCCGATTTTATGGTCGAAGCCCAGAACCGTTACGATACCGTGGCCGCCGGAGGATACGGCAGTCAATATTTTTGGAATTATACGGGCAAAAAAGATTTCTTTCAGATTATTCGAGAAACGTTGGAAAATCGAGTCAGTGAATACGACAACACCGGAATGTATGATTTTTTAGGATTGGAACCCGTTAAAATCGCCTATGACGCTGAAAAACAAGGGGTACTCGATGTATTGGATTGGACGTCGGTAGACACTATGCAAGCCGAACTTCAAACCCTTCAAGATACATACTCCGCAATTGTGGATGAAATGAATGTTTTGAAAGAAGAAGCTGTGGTCGCGTTGTCAAACGACGTTTTTTCGCAAGACGAAATGAATGATTTAAGAACGAATTTATGGGATGAAATGGATTGGCTCCGTTGGGATATGGAGGATTATCGGGATCTTGAAAGTGAATTTTGGGACAGTGAGCCTTGGAGGAATTTTGATATCATGTGGCAATCCATCAATTGGGCGCGTGAATATAGTTTTGCACTCAAGGATTTTGAAAATATGCAAACCATGCTCAGTGAAGCTCAAAACGCTTTAACCGTGGCGGATGGGGTTTTTACGGAAGCTCAGGCTCAAACCGTCATTGATGATTTACTCTCCGCCATTGAAAATAAAGTTCTTTCCGCTGCGGACGAAGCTATGGCTAAGGCCGAAGAGACCAAGAATCCGGAAGCCTTGTGGTATTTCTTCGATAAAGTCATGCAGCCGTTTGGCAACTATGCAGATTCCCAATTGGGTTATCTTAAAGATTTATTTTACAGCAAATATCAAAATCAGGTGAGTGATGAAGATCGAGAATTATTGGTTTCTTTGTTTGAAAATGGAGGCCGGAACGATTCTCGCGACACGTTTGTTCAACAATTCAGCGGGGATGGAACGGATGAACAAGAAATCATCGATTACATCGTCGGGCAGATGGACGAGGGCATGGCCAATCAAATCATTGAAAAACTCATGGGTATGGTGAGTGAAGAAACCCTCCAAAATTTGGGAAGCTATGATCAACAAATGGGAATTGATTTGAATCAATTGCTCACCATGAGCACCTACGCGGACCCGACAAATTATCAAGCCATGTTAACCGACACGGAATCCATGGCTGCCACGATCGCGGATATGCAACAGCAAATTGAAGGATTGAGATCTCAGAATTCTCAATTGCAATCCCTACTCGACCAAATGGCGCAAGCCAATCTTTACGGGGATCAAGCCGAAGCCTTTCAGTCCACATTGAGTGGATTGGATTTAAATAATTTTTCCACAACGGAAGTGGCGCAATTGCAAATGCAATTTGAAGAAGTGAAAGCCGATTCGGAAACGCAAAAATTCTCAGACGGTCTTATCCCATTCAAAGACACCGCAGAAGGGGAATGGTATACGTATTATGCAGCGACATTGAAGGGGGAAGGGGTCGTCAGCGGGGGAAAGGATTTGAACGGACAACTTACGGGTGAATACAACCCCGAAGATTTAGTGACCAATGCCGAGTTTTTGAAAATGGCGTTGAATGCCACCGGAAATGGAGAAGCCGAAGGCACTCCATCGAACAGTGAGGCTGTGGGACATTGGGCTCAAGGATTTTATGTCCAAGCCGAAAAATTGGGGCTTGATCTCGCTTTAAGCAATCCCAATGATACGGCAAGTCGTGGAATGGTCGCCAGAACTTTAAATGAATTGATGGGCAATTCGACCCTGAGTTTGACATCCGGACAATTCAGCGATGTGACTCCGGGTGACGAATTCGCCAATGACGTAGCCACGATCTCTTCGGCAGGAGTCATGACAGGAAATCCGTTTCGCCCTTATGACAATTTGAATCGTGCGGAAGTTGCGGCCGTTATCACACGGGTGATGGAAGGGCAACAAGTCATGGAATTTGAAACGTTTGACACGAGTGATTTCTTGCAAGGATTGGATCAATTGGGCCCGATGACGTTAACACAGGAGGACATCGTCCAATCCATCGAGCCCGATGTCAGCCAAGATTCCAATGATATTGAGGATTTTTGGAAGCTAAACAATCTTTTGAATTTCCTCCAAGTCATGACCAATATATAAAAATCCGGATTCTCGCATCCGCGGGAATGACAAACTAAAGTCGTTTTATATTTACCAAAAAGTCTGCACGTGCGGACTTTTTGTTTTGTTTGATTTTTCTTGCCATTTTTACGAAAAATCGATATCCTTCATTCAATGAATATTTCAATATCCATGACCGCCCAACGCCGTAACCCGCTACTCTAGCGGAGGTTTTTGAAAACATTGAAGGGCAAAAAATAATACTCCGCTGAAAAAGCGGATTTTTTTATGAAATTTTACAAATCCACAACTCGTCGTACGCCCAAAGAACGTCGCCAGAAGTGCCGTAAAAACGCTTCGGCAAAACCGGAGCATTCTATTTTTTATCTCTAATCATTTTAAAATCATATCCTATGAATAAATCGTATCAAAAAGTCGCCAGTCATGAAGCTTCCAAAGAAGAAGCCAAACATGTTCTCCTTTTATACTCCGGAGGGCTGGACACCTCGGTCATGCTTAAATGGATTCAAGATGAATACCAAGCGGATATTACAACGCTTACGGTAGACATAGGCCAGCAAGCCGATTTTGAAGCCATCAAGCAAAAAGCCTTAAACCTGGGCGTCAAGGAAGCGGTGGTGATCGACGCCAAACAGGAGTTTGCGAATCATTTTGTTACAAAAGCCATCAAAGCCAATGCCTCATACCAAGGGGACTATCATCTTTTTTGTCCGCTCGGCAGGGCGATCATCAGCCAAATCGCGGTTCAAGTGGCAAAAGAAAAGAATATCCCGGTCATTGCTCACGGTTGCACCGGAAAGGGGAATGATCAAGTCCGATTTGAAGGGTACATCACCACGCTTGATTCTCACCTGAAAACCATTGCTCCGGTAAGGGAGTGGGCCATGGGAAGGGACGAAGAAATTGCATACGCGCTCAAACACAAGATTCCCATTCCTCAAACCAAAAGCAAACCATATTCTTATGATGACAATTTATGGGGATGTTCCGCCGAAGGAGGCGAAATAGAAGATTTTGACCAAACGCCACCCTTGGAAAACATCCTTAAAATTTGCAAACAACCCGAGGAGGCCCCGGATCGGGCCGTTTCTTTTAAAATTGGATTTCATCAAGGGATCCCGACGCAAATCAATGGAGAAAAAATGGCGTTGCATGAGTTGATCGCAGTTTTAAATCATTGGGGCGCCGAACATGGGATTGGCGTGGTTCATTTGATTGAAGATCGGCTCATTGGGCTGAAAGTGAGGGGTATTTATGAACAACCCGGTGCGGCAATTCTTATTGAAGCGCATAAAAATTTAGAGAAACTCGTCTCCACCCGAGATGAAAATGAGTTTAAGTACAAGCTGGATCAACAATGGGCTTATTTTTGTTACGGAGCCAAATGGCACGAACCTTTGATGGAGGCTTTCAACGCATTCATTGATAAAGTGAATGAAAAAGTCACAGGGGAGGTGTCTGTGAAATTATACAAAGGCACGGTCACGGTGACCGCAGTTTCCTCTCCTTACTCCCTCATCAATAAAAACTTCGCCACTTTTATGAAGGACAGCCTTTTCAATCAGAATGCATCGGCCGGTTTCATCGAGCTCTATACGCTCCCGCAAAGGATGGCAAAAAGAGTGGACGAGCAAGTAAAAGAAAAACGGGCGGGCCCGGATTTAAGATTTTAAATTTTTTATTTTTCGACTTGCTTTTTATCTGAAAATCCGTATCCTTTAACCGTTTTCTTCCCACTTGATTTAATTTTTTTCCAAATGAAACATCCAGTACCTAAGCGTAAACAGTCCAAATCCCGTTCCGCTCGACGTTACAAAACATTTGCCAATGGCGCACGCGTCAAGTTGGTGGAAAGCACGCCTGTGGTGACATGTTCCAACTGCGGAGCCAAGAAACGAAATCATCATGTGTGCACGGCTTGTGGCAATTACAACGCCAAAAAAGTGATCCCCATGGAAAAGAAAATGACCAAGAAAATCACTAAGGTAAAAGCTTAAGTTCAGTTCAAGACGGTTTTTCATTTGTTTTTTTACATTTCCAATGCCCAGTCATCGGCATCTCTCCAGAATCGCGGTGGTCCAGACCCTGTTCGCATGGGAATTTCGCGGGGGAGATCCGGAGGTGATTTTGCAGTATGTATTGACTCAATTTTATCCCGAACTCACGGAAGTGGAATTTGTAAAAGAAACCTTGAAAGGTGTGTTGGCACGACGTGAAGAAATCAAAACGCTGATCACGGAAACCGCTCCGGAGTGGAGTTTTGAGAAAATCGCACCTTTGGATCGCGTGATTTTGGAGATCGGGGTTTATGAACTCATTGCCGAAACCGATGTGCCTCCCATTGTGGCCATCAATGAAGCCATTGAAATGGCCAAACAATTCGGCAACACGAATGCGCCCAAGTTCATCAATGGCGTACTCAGCACCGTGATGAAAAAATGTCATAAAACACCAGAAAAAGATAAAAAAAAATCCGTTAACCCACCCTCGGATGGAAAATAAATTTAAATCTCTTGAAGAAAAAATCGGTATTAAATTTAAGGATCGCAAAACCCTTCAAACCGTTTTTATTCATAAATCTTACATGAATGAAACCAAGGAAGAAGGCGTTGAAAACAATGAACGCCTCGAGTTTTTGGGGGACGCGGTGTTGGAATTGGTGGTCACGGAATTTTTATACAAAACTTATCCCAATCCCGAGGGCGAGCTCACCAATTGGAGATCCGCATTGGTGAACGGAAGTCATCTCGCCACCATTGCCAAGAAATTGAATCTCGGCGAATATTTGACTCTGGGGCACGGAGAGGAACGGTCCGGCGGTCGCACGAAAAATTACATTCTCGCCAACACGTTTGAAGCGCTGGTCGGAGCCATTTATTTAGAGCATGGGTATGAGGTTTCACATGGATTCATCGACCGATTTGTAATCATTTATTTGGAGGAAATTTTGGAAAAAGGCATGCACATTGACCCCAAGTCTCAATTCCAGGAAATGGCACAGGAAAAATGGGGGATCACGCCGCATTATCAATTGATCGAGGATCATGGCCCGGATCATGCCAAGGAATTTGTGATGGCCCTGTATGTGGGGGATAAAAAAGTTGCGGAAGGCAAGGGATCCAGCAAACAGAATGCGGAAGAGGCTGCGGCAGTGGCGGCGCTCAACAGAAAAATTTAGGAACAAAATGGAGGCTGAATGCAATCAGGCAAACCAATCCTTGCCTTTTTAATGGAAAAATGTTAGAATAACAAGATTAACCATTTAAATCCCGGGAGAATTCATGGCTCAAAAAACAAAAACAGATCTTAAAACCCACTCGATTGATCTCAAGGGGAGAGCAGGCCCAAATAACCTGTTTTTTAATATTAATTGTTCTTTTTATTCAAAATAAAAAATTTTAACCCAAACAAACATGTATTCCAAATCTTTTACCTCTTTTGGCCGCCGAGCTGTCGCTTGGACGAGTCTCCTGGCCCTCGTTTTCAGTTTTGTGGGAACCAATTTATCGATCCCAAAAGCGGAGGCCGTCAGCAATGTCACTTTAGCGGACAATGACGCCAATGCGGGATTTACCGGTCAAGATTTTTCAAGCACTTGG
The genomic region above belongs to Candidatus Gracilibacteria bacterium and contains:
- a CDS encoding S-layer homology domain-containing protein, encoding MKKLRLYFSKPMGRLVALMVILGMSIYGVPKIVHLTTNMLAFTSTLGSSDQLTGEGDSTGEGQASTSNAAWEDSSANGQVQEEGLGEEDQGLLDDPTQDDGNGYDYDQDDDSYDWVDEGQTDGDEACAGWNDEYDNCYNYGEYIDMGDGTRCTMMGYNEPLVCENSNSDDSYEWVDDTQTEDLTLCTDGWFADDGRCEDYGMWNWLDGEWCVMYDNGSSECNSDQPEDDGDQWVEDSWDTTGNMCEGPDCTFFYQTEVCGNDGITYATEDEMPENVNTQYSGPCSTPDARELSDMQNNLKDEDQFGNVLKRAEHAQQYLTKVQERFAKYLAKADEKGLSQVFSDFVQEKVNLFEGYQAEIDATIAEIQSYQTLYADFMVEAQNRYDTVAAGGYGSQYFWNYTGKKDFFQIIRETLENRVSEYDNTGMYDFLGLEPVKIAYDAEKQGVLDVLDWTSVDTMQAELQTLQDTYSAIVDEMNVLKEEAVVALSNDVFSQDEMNDLRTNLWDEMDWLRWDMEDYRDLESEFWDSEPWRNFDIMWQSINWAREYSFALKDFENMQTMLSEAQNALTVADGVFTEAQAQTVIDDLLSAIENKVLSAADEAMAKAEETKNPEALWYFFDKVMQPFGNYADSQLGYLKDLFYSKYQNQVSDEDRELLVSLFENGGRNDSRDTFVQQFSGDGTDEQEIIDYIVGQMDEGMANQIIEKLMGMVSEETLQNLGSYDQQMGIDLNQLLTMSTYADPTNYQAMLTDTESMAATIADMQQQIEGLRSQNSQLQSLLDQMAQANLYGDQAEAFQSTLSGLDLNNFSTTEVAQLQMQFEEVKADSETQKFSDGLIPFKDTAEGEWYTYYAATLKGEGVVSGGKDLNGQLTGEYNPEDLVTNAEFLKMALNATGNGEAEGTPSNSEAVGHWAQGFYVQAEKLGLDLALSNPNDTASRGMVARTLNELMGNSTLSLTSGQFSDVTPGDEFANDVATISSAGVMTGNPFRPYDNLNRAEVAAVITRVMEGQQVMEFETFDTSDFLQGLDQLGPMTLTQEDIVQSIEPDVSQDSNDIEDFWKLNNLLNFLQVMTNI
- a CDS encoding argininosuccinate synthase codes for the protein MNKSYQKVASHEASKEEAKHVLLLYSGGLDTSVMLKWIQDEYQADITTLTVDIGQQADFEAIKQKALNLGVKEAVVIDAKQEFANHFVTKAIKANASYQGDYHLFCPLGRAIISQIAVQVAKEKNIPVIAHGCTGKGNDQVRFEGYITTLDSHLKTIAPVREWAMGRDEEIAYALKHKIPIPQTKSKPYSYDDNLWGCSAEGGEIEDFDQTPPLENILKICKQPEEAPDRAVSFKIGFHQGIPTQINGEKMALHELIAVLNHWGAEHGIGVVHLIEDRLIGLKVRGIYEQPGAAILIEAHKNLEKLVSTRDENEFKYKLDQQWAYFCYGAKWHEPLMEAFNAFIDKVNEKVTGEVSVKLYKGTVTVTAVSSPYSLINKNFATFMKDSLFNQNASAGFIELYTLPQRMAKRVDEQVKEKRAGPDLRF
- the rnc gene encoding ribonuclease III, giving the protein MENKFKSLEEKIGIKFKDRKTLQTVFIHKSYMNETKEEGVENNERLEFLGDAVLELVVTEFLYKTYPNPEGELTNWRSALVNGSHLATIAKKLNLGEYLTLGHGEERSGGRTKNYILANTFEALVGAIYLEHGYEVSHGFIDRFVIIYLEEILEKGMHIDPKSQFQEMAQEKWGITPHYQLIEDHGPDHAKEFVMALYVGDKKVAEGKGSSKQNAEEAAAVAALNRKI
- the nusB gene encoding transcription antitermination factor NusB → MPSHRHLSRIAVVQTLFAWEFRGGDPEVILQYVLTQFYPELTEVEFVKETLKGVLARREEIKTLITETAPEWSFEKIAPLDRVILEIGVYELIAETDVPPIVAINEAIEMAKQFGNTNAPKFINGVLSTVMKKCHKTPEKDKKKSVNPPSDGK
- the rpmF gene encoding 50S ribosomal protein L32, which produces MKHPVPKRKQSKSRSARRYKTFANGARVKLVESTPVVTCSNCGAKKRNHHVCTACGNYNAKKVIPMEKKMTKKITKVKA